A genomic segment from Daphnia carinata strain CSIRO-1 chromosome 1, CSIRO_AGI_Dcar_HiC_V3, whole genome shotgun sequence encodes:
- the LOC132088565 gene encoding uncharacterized protein LOC132088565, translated as MAICGKFGKPTFFLTFTCNPKWPKVTENIQAYQIPSNSPEIVSRVYHLKLKELIKDIQEHQIVGIIVARIHVIEFQKRGLPHVHLLMWVDENDVPTTEEDIDKTICAEIPDPEANPILHKIVMSNMIHGLCGKYINRNSPCMDGDICTKSFPKPFAEVTVINGNGYPTYRRRNNGRSYSLNNNSSRHRVDNSWVVPYNPYLSLKFNSHINLEFCASITSIKYIFKYIYKGHDCANIQISRGENQ; from the coding sequence ATGGCTATTTgtggaaaatttggaaagccCACCTTTTTCCTTACTTTTACCTGCAACCCGAAATGGCCAAAGGTCACAGAAAATATCCAAGCTTACCAAATTCCATCGAATAGTCCTGAAATTGTTTCAAGAGTTTATCATCTTAAACTGAAAGAATTAATAAAGGATATTCAAGAACATCAAATTGTGGGGATTATTGTTGCGAGGATTCATGTCATCGAATTCCAAAAGCGTGGTCTTCCACATGTCCATCTACTGATGTGGGTAGATGAGAATGACGTTCCAACAACTGAAGAAGATATAGACAAGACGATATGTGCTGAAATTCCTGATCCAGAAGCGAACCCGATACTTCACAAGATTGTAATGAGCAACATGATTCACGGCCTATGCGGAAAATATATTAATCGCAATTCTCCTTGCATGGATGGTGATATATGCACCAAATCGTTTCCAAAACCATTTGCGGAAGTAACGGTCATCAACGGAAATGGATATCCAACTTATCGAAGGAGAAATAACGGTCGTAGCTACTcgctcaacaacaacagcagccgtCACCGAGTGGATAACAGCTGGGTCGTACCTTACAACCCTTACCTTTCACTGAAATTCAACTCGCACATTAATTTGGAGTTTTGCGCTTCCATAACCAGCATAAAGTATATTTTCAAGTACATATACAAAGGACATGATTGCGCAAACATACAGATAAGCAGAGGAGAAAATCAATAA
- the LOC130696096 gene encoding uncharacterized protein LOC130696096: MPPKCPPLTEEQKAAKNLKMREKRAAESPEVREKRLLENRERIKAKKQRLDPVEQQTALEAHAVRQRKAREIQTPEKASVSRMKDRLQHQNVRCNQTTDEADERPEVNRQQIISYGRVENDGKIEQLQEETRAMMEQISLEREEYNEEILDLQQANEAEHHAEIVIVETEEERQHRLEYLAQNRRNRVTKTHQAAQKPLHNEELVPFHHCGQMDEVCHYCGARHFKGEKMSERKFRICCSKGKVILPPPRECPELLYHLFTNSHPKSPHFLKMIRNYNNALAFASMGAQIDSPPGRGPYCFRIHGQIYHDTTSVEYQHEDSAPKYAQLYFIDSSQANEFRASNPANVRCDRFLMEQLDSLLRQCNPYASMYKNMSQMAAEEDLLAEIEGRRSLEIGMIIRNDRRTQDERHYNSPTGEEIAVVFKSIDGAPPENRDIRGHLLIPRRGNRFIRIDTQKPMCDPMTYPLLFPNGDNG, translated from the coding sequence ATGCCTCCAAAATGCCCTCCCCTCACTGAAGAACAAAAAGCAGCCAAGAATCTTAAAATGCGTGAAAAAAGGGCAGCTGAATCGCCTGAAGTCAGAGAGAAGAGATTGCTGGAAAATCGAGAACGgattaaagcaaaaaaacaaagacttGATCCTGTAGAACAGCAAACGGCTCTAGAAGCACATGCTGTACGTCAAAGAAAAGCCCGTGAAATCCAAACTCCAGAAAAGGCAAGTGTTTCGCGCATGAAAGATAGATTGCAACATCAGAATGTTCGCTGCAACCAAACAACAGATGAAGCAGATGAAAGACCAGAAGTTAACAGACAGCAAATTATTAGTTACGGAAGGGTTGAAAATGATGGAAAAATAGAACAACTTCAAGAAGAGACTAGAGCAATGATGGAGCAGATTTCCTTAGAAAGAGAGGAATATAACGAAGAAATTCTGGATCTACAACAAGCAAATGAGGCTGAACACCACGCAGAAATTGTTATTGTAGAAACAGAAGAGGAGCGACAACATCGATTGGAATATCTTGCGCAAAATCGTCGTAATAGAGTAACTAAAACACACCAAGCCGCTCAGAAACCATTACACAACGAAGAATTGGTTCCCTTTCATCACTGTGGGCAAATGGACGAGGTTTGTCATTACTGTGGCGCAAGACATTTCAAAGGGGAGAAAATGTCTGAACGAAAATTCCGCATTTGCTGTTCAAAAGGGAAGGTAATTCTTCCTCCACCTAGAGAATGTCCTGAATTGCTTTACCATCTCTTCACCAACAGCCATCCGAAATCTCCtcatttcttgaaaatgataaGAAATTACAACAACGCTCTTGCCTTCGCATCCATGGGAGCACAAATCGACAGTCCACCAGGTCGCGGCCCTTATTGCTTTCGAATTCACGGACAAATATATCACGATACAACATCAGTTGAATACCAACACGAAGACAGTGCTCCAAAATACGCCCAACTGTATTTCATTGATTCTTCTCAAGCAAACGAATTTCGGGCCAGTAATCCTGCCAACGTTCGCTGTGACCGTTTTCTTATGGAACAGTTGGATTCTCTTCTTCGTCAATGTAATCCCTATGCTTCCATGTATAAGAATATGAGTCAAATGGCAGCCGAGGAGGATCTTCTTGCCGAAATAGAGGGTAGAAGATCCTTGGAAATTGGAATGATTATCCGCAATGATCGTAGGACACAGGATGAGAGGCATTACAACAGCCCCACCGGAGAAGAAATAGCAGTGGTTTTCAAAAGCATTGATGGGGCTCCACCCGAAAATAGGGATATACGCGGCCACCTCTTGATTCCACGAAGAGGAAATCGGTTCATTCGAATCGACACTCAAAAACCAATGTGCGATCCCATGACATATCCATTACTCTTTCCTAATGGAGACAATGGCTGA